The window GAAAAGTGGTAGTGCATACCCATATTGGCTTTCCCCATCCAAAATCCACTTCATACACAGGAAACCTACACCAACTTGTAAAATTACAAAACTCAACTTCcccctttgaaaacatttccacTAATCTCCCCATATGTTTCAGAAAATCTTGTCCATTTTGTAATATCTTAATATAATCACTATTAATATTCCTTATTGCATTTCTCAACTGGTACACCAAATCATCATCATTAGTACTGGCCATCATTTCTGGAAATGCTAGCGCAGCTGTCCATAAGTTCCCAAAAGAGTTGTCCGGTATGGTTGGATTCATTCTTGACCTTATATTCATCGCATGAACTGCAACAAACATCTTTTTAGAATCTTTTTTCATGAAGTGCTTCCATACAAAGGCTGAGAGAGCTTCCATACGAGTGGGATCCTTCACTTGTGATCTTGAAGAAGCCGATTTCCTAAGGGCACGGTTAGtaaaattagctcatgaaaacATGATCCGCCTAATTTGTCTAAGTGTGAGTTGGTCATTGACCCATCAATTTATTAGCTTAGTCCATTTTACCCCATTACAAAATGGAAAAATCACGTTTGTATTTATGAGCGTAGCTATAGTTTCAAAAAACTACAAGATGTAGCTATTAGCGCTTATACAGTATGTGCTGATACAATTCTTTCATGCGATATCAACTGATAGAGTATACGCTGATACAATTATACCCACCTAATACCCGCCTGATACTGCTCTTTCGCTGATACAGCTGATATCTACCTGATACAACAACTGTAGCTACGTTTCATAAATACGCAAACCGTAGCTACATTTTGTTATTACACTCTAAGCTGTAGctatttatcaatttttctcttaAAATCTTGGGCTACTGTGATTTGGACCCATGAGAGATCTTATCAATATATTTTAGAAAAGACATTTTTTATCATTTGATATCTTATATATAACcataataaagaaagaaaaaatagttTTAGTAGGTATTAAGAAATTACTTTAAAAGAACAAGCAAGGAAATTAAAACATAGAAGAATTGAACGAGTTGGGTTATGACCCGCTTTTTAGCTCAGCTCGCCAATTTGACGCCCCTACCTGAGGGCATCAAGCTTTTCCTTGTCGAAAACGAATCTCCTCGTCATCATCAGCTTTTCCTTCTTCATCCCTATGGATGGTTTGAAATTCGAATTAGACAAGTCTATCGGCGGGAAAAGAGTACTTGCTAGGTTAAAATTAGGTTTCACAATTTCGACGTCCCCTCAGGTAATGGCTTCCCATGCATTGATGAATGTCACTATGGACGAGCCATCACCAACTTTGTGTGACATGCACACACCTATTGCAATCCCTTGATCATAATCAAATAAATTAACTTAGACTGCTAGAAGGACATCATCGTCATTTCCTAGTACACGCGGGAGGAATTCTCTTAAGTCCTCCATCTTTGGAGTTTGTATAACATGTGAGAGGTTATAACCATGAACTTCAGCTTCAATAAACTCGGCTCCAGCATCGTTACAATCAATGGAATATTTGTTATCATTATTGAGCCTTCCAGCCAATGGGTAGAATCGCGTTAAAGCATCGGATAGAGATTGCTTTAATAACTTTGTGGCACGAttgatattgttgtgatgttggtataaGAAAATTAGAGGGATGAAAACTGGAGGTGAGATTTGATCAAGAAGTGATAGTTTGTGGATTCTAAGAGGTGAAGGAGTTGGGGATGATGGTTTGATCATTTCTTTCAATATGATCTCCACCTTATTGGCTTCCATGCCTTTATGATCCTCTCAAAATTAAACTACTTGTTATTTTAACTAGTTGTACTTTTAAATGGCTTGTACCAAAAAATTAAGAGTGTTTTCACAATGCTCTATATGGGTGCATGGTAGGTTGACATCAACGGATCCCAAACATATTTGACTTTTGAGTACTAGAATGTGGAAGAATAGAGACGATGAGGTCCTGTTGGTTTAGGTCCGAAAAAGTCAAATTAAATAAGATACTCCATCTGTTCCAAAAAAATTGTCCTcattcctttttagtttgtcccaaaaagattgtcctttttttttatatatttagaaacaatttaactttataagatgatttacagttacacaaatatctaagacttgttttggatcacacatttcaaaatctttctttatttcttaaattttgtgccaaatcaaaagaggacaatctttttggaatggagggagtattaaaatCTCTTTTTTTTGGTTAGTATAAGTGTGTGTATGCACATGATATATCTTAACTTATATTTTTTATCAGGTAATTAGGTAATTAGTGAATGAAGTAAATAATATGAAAACAATAAGTTGAAGGTTGATAGAACCCCAACATAATTTAAGTGTGGAGTCGGTAATTTTACCTCTCATGTCTTGATGCCTCATCCCCAAAGGAAAAAAAGGGCATATCAGCTTTTCTTTGAATTTCTAGCTTTACTGATAAGGGCAAACAGAAAGAATATTGCCATTGCTGGAGACgcaattattaaattaatttttaatggaCACGTGGAAACATGACTCGCCGCATTTACAACAGTGTTGATTTGATAATGACATGATATAAGCTCCATTGTCTTGCTCCCAAAAGAATTTgataattaaagaaaaaaaaaatagagccaCGGTGGTCGATTTCATCCCCAATACAAATGTATTTAGAAACTCCTGACCTTTAAACTTCTTTTCTATCCTTAATAAATAATATGTTATTATAACAGTTGAAATGTCAAATATTTAATAACCCAACCAGGCAGCCGCATTAAAGGAATAAAGGGTTTATCTGAAGACGTGTCATGACAAAAGGATGACAGCCACATTGCTACGCTCGCTAGGtgagtttcaatttatgtggcacattttttgtttttgttagaTTGACATAATatcattttatctttaatgaGAAATTTTATAACAATACAAATATTATGATATGATTAAGACCATAATTTTCAAAAACTATAGTCAAACAAATAATATGAAATATTTTGAATCAATTCTTTTAATGTTGCATCAATTtaaatatatcacataaattaaaacaaataGAATATGTACGGTTGATTTGAGCATATTCAAATTTACTAAACATATTTGACTTTTCTGAGCATTAACTAAGGAAATAAAGcactggtcttttttttttttttaatatccaaCTTTAATATAACATTAACGTCAGATAAAACTAAGCAAGCGTCTGGACATAAATTTAGTGAAATTTGAAAATGAAATAGCAATTAAAGTTAAGTTTAAGAAGTGTATTTGAAAATTAAAGTTAAGTTTGGAAATGCATTTCACTTGGAAAAACATTAAAGTTATTgcgaatgaaaaaaaaaattacttgaaaAAGTTTAGAGCTAGTTATTCAAATTGAGAAATTCAACTTCAAGCTGAAATGAAAAATTGACTTCAATGTCCaaccaaataatttttttatttttttttaaaaggcaaaATCGGGTTCTCGACCTAACCATGTGGATACTTTTCTGGCTCCGAGCGCTAAATCGAATGAGACCAGGTCCACGTTGTCATTGTCTCTATAGACACACATTTCATGTCTTGGCTGATGAGGAATGAGAAAAAATGAATCGAGTCTTGTGGTAATGTCTCTTCAACGAGAGCATGCACTCTGCCAATCGGGCATGTTCAACACCCTCTATTTAAGTTATAACTCATAACTTGTGCTTATGCCTAATTCTgagtttttcctctttttttaagTCCGTCATTCTGCAGCACGAGGGATTTTTGCGATGTATGTAGGAAAACGCCGAGCTGCGTAGCCAGTTTAAAGATGTTCGGGGCCAGTTGGATGCTCAAGGTCGAGAGACCGAAAAATTCAAGATCCTTTTGTAGCAAAAAGAAGACCAGCTGGTAGCAGTGGATGACCCTTCGGCACTTAAGGCCGAGCTTATTGCTGCCAAGGAGGGTAAACTCCACGTTGAGAACGACCTGACAGACTTACTTGATAAATATACCGTTCTTTCGGTGGACAAGCGGAGGCTTCAATTGGAAACTGAGGCAGTACTTGAAAAGGAGGCGGCTGCCAATGCCAATCTACTACAAGAGCTTGATACTGCCAAAGTTGAGATCGCCAACCTTATTGCCGAGGGTGGCCCAAGAGAAGGCCGATGGCCGAGCCAAGTCTGTCAAGGATCTTAACGAACAGCCCGAAGCGGCCAACCGAGATCTGAGCGTGCCATCTCAGCAGAATGTCGGGCTGACGACCCAGATATAGCAAGCCTTGTCCGAGCGGGACTGGATCCAGGCCCAAGCTGATGCCGACGTCAAAGCTTCCAATGACCATTTTACTTTGGGAGCTGAGCATATGAAATGAAAAACCGCGTGCTCACCCTTCAAGAAGTCCAGCGCGGCCTTGAGGATATAGGCGCGAAGATTGCCCAGGTCGAGGAAGCAATGGACTCTTGGGCGACAGTTCGGAAGAAGAGCCTGCTGCTTCCGAGGAGTTAGATTCCTCCGAGGAGGAGTAGATAGGCCCTTAGGCTAGAAAAATGTATATTTCTTCTTGTGTTTGCAAATTTTTGTCAAGGTCGTTATCtggtcttatgtatatatattttggaagTGCTTGTTTCACCGATGTCTTTAAAAGACGATCTTCTCATTTTTTGACATTTTAAACATTGTTTGCTTAATGTCTACTTGAACAAAATATATTCATATTGATATCCCATTCAAGTATAAGTTAGGCTccaccttggatgatctttacaTGAGTTCGTTGTTTAAGGTGAGCCACCTTTGAAAACAAGCGAGTTTTGCACCGAGGGTTTTATCTGTTGGGGACTATGCATATTTTATGCTCGCGAATTCGTACATCTCTAAATCACTTCGAGCATTTGGGTTGACATTTCCAACCTTTTAGACTTAAGCATTTTTTAGTCTTTTTCCTTGGGCTAAGTCTACTTGGGACTTTCAAAGCCTTCGTGTACAAGTCGGGCACAGTTCGCTTAGAATTTGTTTGAAGACGAACCCTTATTTCGTTCGTTGATTGTTTGGCAATAGTCCCTAGTTCATGATTGTTCGTGAATTTAGACATAAAACAGACTTATAAATGTGAAGTGGATATTCGCGTAATAGTAATTTATGTCAATACATGCAGAGCTTATTCCGAAGTGTTCTTCTCATTATACAAACTTGTATGGTACAACTGCTGAGGGGTCATCCAATTCGTTTTTGCCGTAACAAAATAGACTACCTGAGCATGACTCACTCGGTCGTTTGGTCCTTATAACAAATCCTAATGCAGGATTTTCAAAGAAACAATAAACAATTGATTTGGCCTCGTTGGGCTtatatgatagtcccctagtgtttgtgtTTGAAGTATGAGAACAGAAATCACTATCGTTGATACAAAACAGTCCCCGATCCCAGCACTTGGCTAGTCTTCTCCATTAAGGTAACATGCTTTACGTTGTTGTCTCATTATAAACCTTgccggaaaacccacttcgggacaaaaccgagctaaggaaaaaagagtgcaacacgtgttttcaggcctaaatcTAATCTTCTCGACTTTATTCGGGCTTTTTCCTGCAAGGATTGAAACAGGTAGGTTTAAAAATTCATGAAGAGGGTACGAGTCATACCTTAACAATAATATCTCTTCAAGTGTGCTATATTCCAATTTCTTGGCAGTTGTTGGCCATCCTCTGACTCGAGGTGGTACGAGCCTTTGTAGGTTATTCTGATTACCTTGTACGACCCTTCCCAATTCGGACCAAGCTTCCCTTTGTGAGGGTTCTTTGTGTGTAATGAGACTTTTTGAAGGACCAAGTCCCCGATTTGGAAGTGCGGAAGGTTCATTCTTTGGTTGTAATACCTGCCCATTCGTTGTTTCTGTGCTGCTAGATGGACTAGAGCGGTTTCGTATAGTTCCTTCGTGAAGTCAAGTTTTACTGCCATATCCTCGTCATTTGACTTCTCCATGGCTTATGGGAACCTTAGGCTCGGCTATCCGAGTTCAATTGGGATCAACGCCTCTGCTCCATACACCAAGGAAAACAGTGTCTCACCAGTGCTCAACTTCGAAGTCGTCCTATAAGCCCAGAGTATTTCTGGATAGCTTTCTTTCCACTTGCCTTTGGATTCATCCAACCGTTTCCTTAAGTTCTGAATAATAGCCTTGTTCGTTGATTCTGCCTGTTCGTTTGCACTCAGATGATACGGAATGGACAttatcttcttgatcttcaagaCTTCAAGGAAATTATTGACTTTGTTGCCTATGAATTATCGGCCATTGTCACATCTGATCTCAGTCGGCATGCCGAACTGGcatatgatgtgatcccatatgaagttgatAACCTCCTTTTCCCACACCTTTTCAAaagcctgtgcttcaacccatttagaaaaatagtcagtcataaacaaaatgaaacgagccttacctggtgcccaaggCAAAGggccgacaatgtccattccctatTTCATGAATGGTCATGGGAACAATACCGGATGAAGCAATCCCCCCGGCTGATGGATCATTGGGGCGTGCCTTTGACATCAATCACATTTCCGAACAAAATTCTTTGTGTCTTTTTCCATATGATCCCAGTAGTAACTGGCTCGAATTAGCATCCGAACCGATAACTCAGCTCCGGAGTGATTACCACAGGTCCCTTCGTGGACCTCGCACATTGCATAATCCATCTCTCTGGGCCCCAGGCACCTGGCTAAAGGACCGTAAAATGAACGTCGGTATAATTTTCCTTCGATTAGGCTATATCTTGCTGCCTTGGTCCTAAGAGTTTGTGATTCCTTAGGATCTGCTGGTAATTTACCCTCAGCCAGGTAGTCTATGTACTTGTTTCGCCAGTCCCAGGTTAAAGTTGCCATGTTGACTTTGGCGTGGCTTCTCTCAACGGCGGAGTTCATCAACTGGACCACAGTACCCGAGTTAAATTCATCTATTCCTACCAAAGAACCCAAGTTAGCTAATGCATCTTCCTTGGTATTTTGTTCCCTCGGCTAATGCTACATAGTCCATTCTTTGAATCGATGTAGAACCACCTGAATCGTCTCCAAGTATTTTTGCATCCTGTCATATTTTATATcaaagatgtcacgacccaactagggggccatgacgggtacctggagctgactaccgagcaccactcatcatgctatttgtcatactcaacctggacatatatcatttccaacatagaTCTTGTTATAAACCAATTTCCAAgtctcccaaaacatatatgtatgcataagcccacgaggctacaaaatgatgtacaaaatatacactgaagaagtctcataacatctacaacccacatacaagtatctacgagcctctaactgaagtactgaagtcataaggacgggacagtaCCCCGCCATGcctcaaatatgtacacaaagaatataccaagaagtggCAGCTCCGGAGTAggggagtgctcctgtaaatcaactgaataagctcctaagcgtctacgccgtctccctgtctacctgtgggcatgaacacagcgtccataaaagaaaggacgtcagtacgaacaatgtactgagtatataaggcatatatgatgacgttataaggaaatatagaaagcataagaaggaaGGATAATtgcaactgcttgcctcttgtggcagaatcatgcatgctcacttttacctttagaacatatcacatatatatacataaattgtatgaatcaacaacatcattatcccgcatccgggcctctcgcgtccggggtaatcatctcatgccgcccactagtggtgtctgtccataccatatagacacggtgtaataagCCGTCCGCCTTAGCtgtgctgcccggccatttaggcacggtgtaatcatcattgtACACTCAACATAAAGCAttcataagagctcaagtaacagctataactctatcggagtgacgtaaggtcggtaacctccgattatcttatggaacaatcataatcatcatgtctcacctagaaggaactagcattatgaggtgagactatcaataatgaataaaaatcatggaCATCATACATCAAGATCATTAGTCGCATAATAGCATCCTTTCATAAGCTTAGAATTTCTATGACTAAAGTTATCATTATCATAGCTCATCTCTTATCTttgtctcatgagaagctcttaacattcatagactcgtaattttcggagtgtaagaaagtcatggaaatatagaaaggaaatcatactatggaagtcatgcctttgaaagaagaggactagccttacatacctttacgtctccttaacgactaagcattctccttccaagctcacaactctacattcaaggaaATTCATACTACATTAGATTATTAGAAGCATACTTAGGTCTAAACTAAAAAAAGAGAAATGAAAATCGGGCAACacctcctttgtttctataactttccccatataataaacaactcccaaacataaataacaacacccataatatcaaaATCAATAATCCTCACCAAGTTAAGCATtatccaattctcaaaattccctttcAAGGTCATCTACCACCATAAATACAACACAATGTCATACtcattcatatataatacttcttcaacattcttcatgtcattcatagcaagattatactcctatcatatcaagaactatgattcatatCAAgttctattcaagaataccactatttccacATTTAAGCTTCATAGTCTATTTTCTTTCTTAATCTAAGtcattcaacccctcaatactcttaataacatgtaatgaacatgaaactcacctttgatgatgtagaaaTGATCTTTGGAggaagatactccacttgaggaGAACACCAACTTTAATTCCAAAGAGAATTCCATGCTTTCATTAACCCTAGTGAACGCCCATACGCTTGTTACACTTGATTCTTAGTGTTTGATCATTGATTTACCTTGGATTTATGTTAGCATGATggagggaatattctagagctttcaagacttgtgGGGAGAGTAAAATCTGAAAAATAAGAGCATGGTTCGTCTATTTATAActggaactggaaagttccagtaaagggttcgacgagcgggtcgacgacccgtcgacgtgtcgacggtccgtcgacttgctccgtcgacttaCGCCTGCAAATCTCTGATTACAGAAACACAGGGACGGTGCACAgcaacggtccgtcgacatgttaatggtccgtcgacatgttgtcgacccgtcgacatgtcgacaacCCGTCGACAGTGACTGGTGACTCCAGAATTTCCCGATTTAGTTCAAATTTCGTCGATTCGATCCGTTCAGCTTCTAACTCCATAATTTACCTAGAATACCTACTGATACATTTGTACACAGAGTGCAACAATTTATATCCCCAAACTCGGGCACGGGTCCCCATTCTCAAGACATACTCGACTAGGAAATCATTAGTTCTACTATGACGAAgacgagaggcgtaacattctcccccgcttaagaacattcgtcctcgaatgttatgttctctgggattctacagaaattttgccagagtttcccctgtaatatgaaaCTATCATCGTGTCAccacaacccaaaataacatcccCACATAGGGCTAAAACATCAACACTAAGAGGCTTTGCCACACCCGACCCAAAAGCAATAAAAGAAGCATTTCATACCTGGggataatggcgtctcatcttgaatctctttcgggggtggaaataaatgtggatatccgatcttcatatcctcttctgcttcccaagtcatctcttttcTATTATTGTTTTTCCACAAGACCTtcactgaagctacctctttgtttctgagtttccgcacttgcttctctagtatggcaatgggtacctcttcataagccaacttttcagtaacttcaacatcatccactggcacgattctagaagggtctccaacacatttacggagcatcgacacatgtaAAACTAGAAGGACagattcaagctctggaggtaaatctagttcataagccacttgacccaCCTTacgtacaatcttgtaaggctCAATATACTAGGGactgagcttgcccttcttgccaaatctcattacgcctttcatcgggcgacacttttaagaacacccaatcattggtTTGGTACACTATGAAGTTGTGCCCATCTATCTATGATAATAGATATTGGTACACTATGAAGTTGCACTATCTCTTGAAGGTAcaattttgcataatcttctgctgagtatgtagttctgactggaagaaaatgagctgattttgtaagtctgtccacgattacccatatggagtcgtacttacgctgagaatgaggcaaacctacaataaagaccatgttgatcacctcccatttccaggttggaatttccatggcttgcaataatcctcctggcttttgatactcaattttcacttgttggcaatttgggcattgagctacaaactctgcgatatccttcttcattccatcccaccaatacattaacttgagatcgtggtacatctacgtcgctcctggatgaatagaataacgaaaaTAATGAGATTTTTCCAAAATTTGATGACGCAATCCcacaacatctggaacacatttCCTGCCTTGGTACCTGAGAACCCCGTCTGCAGAACCCTCAAAtggtgactcctctttctggggaagtgtatctctatagtgcCTCAActagggatcttcatattggcgccttttcacttccatgtctaggAATGAAACAGATGGATTATGAATATCAACTCCTACACTGCCTGAATCGATTAaatgaactcctaggctagctagctgatggagctcacggactaattctttctttttcggttgaacatcacataaactgcccatggatttgcggctaagagcatcagtcaCCACATTTACTGTTcccggatgatataagatactcacatcatagtccttcaatagcTCTAGCCATTGTCtctgctgcaaattcaactccttctgcttgaagatatactggagactcttatgatctgtataaatatcaacatgacatacaaataatgtctccatatctatagtgtatgaataaccgcagctaactcaagatcatgggtcgggtaattcttctcatgtttccttaACTAtctggaggcataggctataacccttccatgctgcatcaacatacAACCTATcccgacaccggaggcatcacaataaacaacatagccttctgatcattctggaagtgtcaggactagggctgaagtcaatctatcgttaaattcctggaaactgcgcttgcaagcatcggtccattgaaatctTGCTGATTTCTGaattagcttcgttaatggtgctgaaatagaagagaatccttccacaaaccttctgtaataacctgctaatcccaaaaaaactacggacctcggtgggtgttgtaggccttggccaagtcttcacaacctcaattttctgagtatctacCCGAATGTCGTCAGCCgagatgatatggcccagaaaagtcacataaTTCAATCAGAACTCACTTTTTGAGAATTTGGCAAACAGTTCATGATtctgaagaattccaaggacaatacacaaGTGGTTTACATGCTCTATTTCTGACCGGGAGTATACCAAAATGTCAtagatgaacacgatcacgaatatatctaagaagggtctgaacacattattcatcaaattcataaacactgccggagcgttagtcaacccgaatgacattacttgaaattcataatgcccatatctggttctaaaagcCATCTTCAgaatgtctttttctctaacCCTTACTTGATGAaaccccgatcttagatcaatttgagaaaaccacttggcaccctgtaattggtcaaaaaaatcatcgattctcggaagaggatatttattctttatcgtcaccttgttcaactgcctataatcgatgcacattcacaaggaaccatctttctttcttacaaacaagacaggtgctccccacggtgatgaactgggtctaataaatccatTCTCGATCAAATTCTTCAGTTgttcctttagctctttcagttctgcaggagccattatGTAAGGACGAACAGATATAGGTTCGATttccggaaacacatcaatagtaaagtcAATTTCTCATTCTGGTGGAAGgtctggaagttcatctggaaatgcatccggaaactcatttactaccgggacgaattgaagagttggcggctctgcttcggtgtcatgaactcggagtaaatgataaatgtagcccttagcaatcatctttcttgccgtGAGATAGGATATAAATctgcctcttggagatgctgtattacccatTCCATTCTAGGAttggctctcccgggaattggaatcgaaccactttggttctacaatctacattagcataacaggaagccagccaatctatgcccataataacatcaaaatatagcatttccagctcaactaaatcagctacAGTGTGTCAACCACACACCACAatcacataatttttatacacttgtctagctatcacagggTCACCAATCGTAGTAGACACTTCAAAAAGTTTAATAGGttcgagtttcaccccaatacgcccaacaatataaggagtgatgtACGACAACGTATAACccaaatcaatcaatgcataaacatcacgagagaatatggatagtatacatGTAACAACGTCAGgaaaggactcaagatcctgtcgtccagccaatgcataaatatggGGCTGGGAGCCACTTTAAATGGATactacccctctgcccctaccacagcCTGCTAAAGtatggggagtctgccctacagggcgcac is drawn from Lycium barbarum isolate Lr01 chromosome 8, ASM1917538v2, whole genome shotgun sequence and contains these coding sequences:
- the LOC132607739 gene encoding stemmadenine O-acetyltransferase-like encodes the protein MEANKVEIILKEMIKPSSPTPSPLRIHKLSLLDQISPPVFIPLIFLYQHHNNINRATKLLKQSLSDALTRFYPLAGRLNNDNKYSIDCNDAGAEFIEAEVHGYNLSHVIQTPKMEDLREFLPRVLGNDDDVLLAGIAIGVCMSHKVGDGSSIVTFINVDISCISERAVSGGKSASSRSQVKDPTRMEALSAFVWKHFMKKDSKKMFVAVHAMNIRSRMNPTIPDNSFGNLWTAALAFPEMMASTNDDDLVYQLRNAIRNINSDYIKILQNGQDFLKHMGRLVEMFSKGEVEFCNFTSWCRFPVYEVDFGWGKPIWVCTTTFPYENMFIFVNTKCGEGIEAWVNMLEDDDDLI